The proteins below are encoded in one region of Pygocentrus nattereri isolate fPygNat1 chromosome 13, fPygNat1.pri, whole genome shotgun sequence:
- the LOC108431945 gene encoding tumor necrosis factor receptor superfamily member 17, with product MILYVWLLLYITTVAESKCAKNYYYDGLLEDCRHCSIRCNSPPTICTTYCRPTSTSGNEARENQNVRTILIVLFVFLGACTALTLILQVIRRKACKHVPLAKAQKQDSSESERGSDVTEQSEDADGFAAANGAADIEKGINPAHYNSNLPLPSTEEGTTVLVTTKTVQMYNCSTHYTQGVTSGIWRTGTV from the exons ATGATTCTGTACGTATGGCTTTTACTTTACATTACTACTGTTGCTGAGAGTAAATGTGCCAAGAATTATTACTATGATGGACTTCTGGAGGATTGTCGGCACTGCTCCATTAGATGCAACTCTCCCCCAACCATTTGCACCACATATTGTAGGCCTACCTCGA cATCAGGCAATGAAGCTAGAGAGAACCAAAACGTGCGCACAATCCTAATAGTGCTGTTTGTATTTCTTGGAGCTTGCACCGCTCTGACTTTAATTCTGCAGGTCATTCGAAGGAAGGCCTGTAAACACGTCCCCCTTGCAAAAG CTCAAAAACAAGATTCAtctgaaagtgagagaggatCTGATGTAACTGAGCAGTCTGAGGATGCAGACGGATTTGCAGCTGCTAATGGAGCAGCAGATATAGAAAAGGGAATAAACCCAGCTCACTACAACTCCAACCTCCCTCTGCCCTCCACTGAGGAGGGTACCACTGTCCTGGTCACCACAAAGACCGTGCAAATGTATAATTGTAGTACGCATTACACACAGGGAGTAACATCAGGCATCTGGAGAACTGGCACTGTGTGA